A window of Cheilinus undulatus linkage group 1, ASM1832078v1, whole genome shotgun sequence contains these coding sequences:
- the pole3 gene encoding DNA polymerase epsilon subunit 3, protein MAERPEDLNLPNAVITRIIKEALPDGVNVSKEARRAISQAASVFVLYATSCANNFAMKAKRKTLNAGDVLAAMEEMEFERFLEPLREALEVYKKGQKGKKEVSEQKRRDKEKKNDSENDKSREEEEEEEEEERMEEEPEAENEAAEEDEEVEN, encoded by the exons ATGGCAGAGAGGCCCGAAGACCTGAACCTCCCCAACGCGGTCATCACCAGGATCATTAAGGAGGCG cTCCCAGATGGGGTGAATGTGTCCAAAGAAGCCCGCCGAGCCATTTCACAAGCTGCCAGCGTGTTCGTGTTGTATGCCACGTCCTG TGCAAACAACTTTGCCATGAAGGCCAAGAGGAAAACTTTGAATGCCGGGGATGTCCTGGCAGCAATGGAGGAGATGGAGTTTGAACGTTTCCTGGAGCCGCTCAGAGAAGCTCTGGAGG tttaTAAGAAAGGCcagaaaggaaagaaggaagtGTCTGAGCAGAAGCGGAGAgataaagagaagaagaacGACTCTGAGAACGACAAGAGccgagaggaggaagaggaggaggaggaggaggagcgtATGGAGGAGGAACCTGAGGCCGAGAACGAGGCGGcggaggaggacgaggaggtTGAGAACTGA